In Thermofilum pendens Hrk 5, the sequence GTCCTTCTCCGGTGGCGCCTTGTCCAGCCAGCCGTAGCCCCTGTCGGGGATCTCCGCTACTAGGTTGAGCTCTACGAGGGAGTCTACGAGCCTCTCGATTGACGGCTCGCCTCTCTTCAGGTACTCGAGAAGCCTGTCCGGGTCCTCTACGGCCTCCGAGAGAGCTTCGAGTTGCAGGGGCGTTAGCCTTGAGGCGAACGCTTTAAGCCTCCTGGCGGATACCACCTCCTCTACTAGCGAGCCTGCGTCCCAGCCGTGCTCGTAGAGCATAGCGAGGTACCTGGGGTTGCCCCCCGTCAGCCTCCACGCGGAGTCGAAGTCGAGCCCCGGCCCGGGTATCTGATCGTAGAGCTCCTTGAAGCCTTCCCTCGCCATGTTCCAGAGCACCCTTATCGTAGCCCAGCTGTGCCTGGCAACCCTAGCCCTCGTGGTGCCCTCGCTTGAGCCTATAATCGCGACGAAGCTCTCGTACCTCGCGGAGGGGTACTCGATGGCGTCTAGAAGTGCTTTCACGTAGACCTCCGCCCTCTCGGGGCCGACGGCCTGGAAGACTTCGTCGAGTATAACCGCCACCCTCCTTTTAACGCTTAACAGCCTCGATACGAGCTCGAAGGCTTTCTCCGCGAGCGTAGCCGCCGCGGGCTCCAGCAGGCCGACCGTAGCTCCGACAATCTCCTTCACGTCCTCGGTCGACACGACCTTCTCGTCCTTCACACTGGCAGCGGGGTTAACGTAGACCACCCCGTAGCCATGGCTCTTGAGTATCTCCACGGCCTGCCTGAAGAGAGCAGTCTTACCGCAACCCTCCGGCCCGTAGACGACTACCGGGAACCTCGTACCCCTCTCGGCTACCCTCTCCACCTGCCTCAAGGCCTCGTCCCTATCGGCGAACCTCACGGACACTCCTCTGGCGAACTCCAGCCTTACCCTCTCCCACCCCATGCCTCGCGCCTCCGAGAACTCTCGGCGCCGGGGCAGATAAAGCTAGGGGTATAAGACGCCTATCTTCAGTAGCCCTTCGAGTAGCCTGCCCGTGAGTAGCCTGGTCTTCACGCCTCTCTCGGCGAGCCTCGCGTCCACCAGCCCGACTACGTCTTCGAGCCTGTACGCGTCGGAAGCCACGATGAAGTTCACGTTTACCCCGAAGCTTGGGACCCAGAACCAGTACTCCGAGACGTGGGCGAAGGACTTCTTCACGCTCTCCAGGACGGACCTGTACTCCTCGGGGTAGAAGTAGCTACTCCCTGCCTGCGTAGCCACGACCCCGTCCGGCTTCAGGATCCTCTTAACCTCGGCGAAGGCCTCGGGGCTGTATAGGGGCTTCGCGATCTCGCTCGCGTAGGGGTCCGTGAGGTCCATTATCACGACGTCGAAGTAGCCGCTGGGCGCCTGCCTCACGTAGTCCTTGCCGTCCGCTATGACCACCTCCACCCTCGGGTCGTCGAAGCTACCGAGGTGCATGTGCCCGAGGCGCTTCTTCGAGAACTCCACGACGACGGGGTCTATGTCCACCATGACCGCCTTCTTCACAGTCCCGTGCTTCAAGACCTCCCTGAGGGTCGCCCCCTCGCCGCCCCCAAGTACGAGCACCCTCTCGGGGGCCGGGTGCGCCGCCATCGCTGGGTGAACCAGTAGCTCGTGGTACATGTACTCGTCCTTCTCGGTGCTCTGTATGAACTTGTCGAGGAGCAAGGCCCTCCCAAAGCCCTCTAGCTCCGCGAGCACAACCTCCTGGTACGGCGACTTTTCCAGAGCGTAGACCTTGCTCACCTTGAAGAGTAGCCTCAAATGCCTACCAGCCGGCTCAACTATGTACACACCCTCGAACCCCTCCTCCCCACCCACAGCGACCCACCCCGCCCTGTTAACTATACCCAAAAATAAAATATAAGAGCTGTGCATCCGCAGGGCCGAGAAAGCTAGGCGTGCGCGAAAGGGTTAAACCTCGCGTGGAGGATTGTATCTCGTGATGAGCCTTCAGTGGGCTGACCGGTGAGGAGTGCCCGGTTGGCTGACTATCAGAAAAAGTGGAATTTTCCCGGATTTTAGCGGCGCTTTTCTTCTTCGATCCTTTCCAGTCTCTCCTTGATCTCTTTGAGCTCGTTTTCTATTCTCTCCAGGCTTACACTACTCTCTTGGTGTGGCTCGGACGCGCGCCTCGCCAGATAGTACAGGATCGCTGCGAACAGTGCAATTAGTAGCACCCAGAACAGTAGCGTTACGAGCATTGATAGGGCACCGGCGAAGCCCAAGCCAGGGTACCACGGCGCGGTCCAAGGCCAGCCCCACCAGCCGCACATCGGGCATGCATATACTTGACTCATTTCTGTCACCACCCTGTTTACAACCTACAATTATTTATGCATTTGTATGTATACATGAGTATATTTTTCGATTTTAAACCGCCATTCCAGTGGCAATCCTCACCGGATTGAGCGGAGAGCCGCGAGCTGGGGTGCACGCGTAATGCTCTAATACTTTCCCCGTTCTAGGCGGATACATGCCCGTCGTTCGGGTGGAGCCTTACGGGGCAAGGGTGGAGGTTGAGAGCGGGGCGACGCTTCTCGAAGCCCTGGCGAGGAGCGGGGTAAGGGTTGCCTCGGTGTGCGGGGGCCGCGGCTTCTGCGGTAAGTGCAGGGTGCTGGTAACCGGGGGCTCCTCCGCCCTCTCGCCTCCGTCGAGGTCTGAGTCCATGCTCCTGGGCGGGGACCTGGGATCCGGCTACAGGCTTGCCTGCCAGGCCAGGGTGCACGGGGACGTCGCCGTCTACGTCCCGGAGGAGAGCAGGGAGTCGCCGGGGGAGAGGGTGGCTGCGGTGGACGGCTACGCGAGGCCCGTCAGGGTGGCGCCGCCGCTCAGGAGGGTCTCGCTCTCGCTGACTCCCCCGAGTCTCTCCGACTGGAGGTCTGACGAGGAGCGGCTAGCCGAGGGGCTTGGGAGGGTTCTCGGGGGGTTCGAGCCGCCGGGGCTCGACGTTCTGAGGAGTTTGCCGCGGGTTGCCAGGGAGTCCTCCTGGTCCTTGGAGGTCGTCGCGTGGAGGGGCAGGGTGCTCTCGGTTGAGCCGGGGGGCTCGGGTAGGGGGACGTACGCGGTGGCGGTGGACCTCGGGACCTCGAAGCTCGTAGCCCACCTCGTAGACGCCTCTAGGGGCGTGGTCGTGGCGAAGGGCTTCGCCGAGAACCCCCAGCTCGCCTACGGGGAGGACATAATGACGAGGATGGACTTCGCGTCGAGGAGCCCTGGCAACCTGGACCTTCTCCGCCGCGTGCTCGTCGAGGGGGTTAACGGGCTCGTGGCGAGGCTCCGCTCCTCGCTGGGCGTACGGGCGGACGAGGTCTACGCGTTCGCGTTCGCCGGCAACACGGCTATGCAGCACTTCCTGCTGGGGCTCGACGTGTCCCAGCTCGCGAGGGCCCCCTACGTGGCCGTGACGAGGAGGGCCCTGGAGGTGAGGGCGGCGGACCTCGGCTTGGAGGCGGGGCCGGGCGCGGTTGCCCTCGTGTTCCCGGTGATAGGGGGCTTCGTGGGCGGCGACGCGGTGGCGGACGTGCTGGCGACGGGGCTCCACAGGAGGGATTACCCAGCCATGCTGGTAGACGTGGGGACGAACACCGAGGTTGTGGTTGGCTCCGGCGACCGCTTCCTCTCCGGCTCCGCGCCTTCGGGCCCCGCTTTCGAGGGCATGCAGATAACGTTCGGGATGAAGGCTGTCTCCGGCGCGATAGACAGGGTGAGGGTGGGGGAGGACGGGGAGGTCGAGTACACCACGGTGGGGGGCGCGAGGCCCAGGGGGATATGCGGATCCGCTATGATAGACCTCGTCGCCGAGCTGTACAGGGCGGGCCTCCTGGACGCCCGGGGGAGGTTCAGGAGGGACGCTTCGACGAGGAGGCTGAGGAGGGGGGAGAGGGGCATGGAGTTCGTCGTCGCGTGGGCCAAGGAGACGTCGATAGGCCGGGACATAGTCTTCACCGAGAAGGACGTCGAGCAGGTGTTGCTGGCGAAGGCCGCTGTGTCGAGCGCGGCTAGGACCCTCATGAAGATGAGGGGGTTCAAGGCGGAGGAGCTGGAGGAGGTCGTGGTGGCGGGCTCCTTCGGGTCGAGCCTCAACGTCGAGAACGCCCTGGAGATAGGCCTCCTCCCGCCCGTGCCCCCGGAGAAGGTGTGGTTCGCGGGGAACACGGCGGTGGGGGGAGCGGTGCTCGCGCTGGTATCGGAGGAGGCGCTCAGCGAGCTCGACGAGATACTCTCGAAGGTGGAGTTCGTGGAGTTCGCGGCTAGCCCAGAGTGGAAGGCGGAGTTCATGAACTCGCTCTTCATACCCTACAGGGAGCCGCCGAGCCGCCTCTCCAGGTAGAGGTGCGCGAGCGCGGCCACCGAGTAAGCCGCGAGCGCTACGAGCGAGAGGGCAAGGGGCCTGTTGTACGGGAGGGCGCTGGAGGCGAGCCCGGCCAGTATGCTCCCGAGCCCCATCCCGAGCCCTAGGACCACGCTGTACACGCCCATCACCCTGCCGCGGGCATCCGTGGACGCTTGGTCCCCGACCAGCGCGAGTATCGTGGGCCCTACGGCGGACGTGAGGAACATCAGGGGGGCTACGGCGGCGGCAGCCCTGAGGATGTCTACGCCGAGGGCGAGGAGGACGCTCATGGCTGAAAGCGCCGCGAGGCCCCCGGCTAGGCCGAGCCTGAATACCTTGACGCGCCCCCAGGAGTCCGAGAGCCTCCCGAAGAACACCGCGCCGGAGCCGAGGAGCACGAGGGCGCCGAGGAACAGCAGGCCTATCCCGGCCTTACCGATTGCTGGGCCGTGCACCGCGCCTAGGTGGTCGTGGATAACCCTGGGCGCGTAGATACCGATGCCTATTATCGTCGTGAGCGCCACCCAGACGGGTAGCAGTACGAGCGCCGACCTCGGTAGGCTGGAGAGAAGACCCCTCCTCACCAGGGGGACGGGGGGCCTCGTCTCCTCGAGGAACGCCGCGAAGACCGGGGTCGCCAGGGCCGTGAGGAGCGCCACGGCTAGGTAGGCGGGGTAGCCGGGGAGCACGCTGTAGAGAAGCGAGCCCAGGAGGTACCCGGCGCCGTAGCTCGCGAGGTTCACGAACTCGAAGCCCCCCATCCCAAGCCCCCTGTTCCCCGTCTCGGTGAGGTCGGTGGCCATCGAGAGCGAAGAGACGAGTATCAGGGCTGTTGTAAAGCCGACGACGCCGTTCAAGGCGGCCTCCAGCGCGGCGAACACAAGGCTCCCGGGGGAAGAGCTCGAAAGCGCGAATACCGCCGCCAGGGAGAGCATCCCGGCCGACCTGGCCACGTAGCCTGCTATCAGCGTGCGCTTCCTCCCCGCGAAGTCGGACCACGAGCCGGCGAGTAGGGCGCCTATAGCCTCCATGAGCGGGTACGCCGCCATAACGAAGCCCGCCGCGACGTCCCCGCCGCTCGCGAGCATGGCTACCAGGAACGTGTTCGCGCCGGACCCTATCCTGGCAACGAAGACGGGTACGTAGGAGACCGCGAACCTGAACCTCCTCTCCGCGCTCATCGCTACGGTACCGCCGCCCCGGGAATATATGCCTAGCGCCGCAAGACGTATACGGCGCCGCGCGCCTATCTAGCTGTGGTAGGCGCGGAGAGCCTCGGGGAAAGCCTGAGCAGGTTTTACGAAGTGTTCCCGTGGCCCGAGGACCCCCTCTCGCCCGAGGGGAGGGCTAGGTACGAGGCCGCTCTCAGCTTTTTCAGGGGCCTCCTCGAGCACGAGTGGCTGACCGGCATCGCCGGGAAGCGCCGCCTCAGCGTGGTTGACGTGTGTAGCGGGGCGGGGTTAGGGGGAGTCGCGCTCGCGAAGGCTTTCACGGAGAGAGGCCTCGAGGTGGAGCTCGTGCTCGTCGACTTGAGGAGGGAGGCGCTGGAGCTGGCGAGGCGCTTCAGCGAGGCGGAGCTGGGCTCGCCCGCGGAGACCTACGTGCTGGACGCTCGGGAGCTACACGCGCTGGGCAGGAGGTTCGACGTGGCGCTGGTATACGGCCTTACCACGCCGCACTTCGACGCTTTCGACGCCGCCAGGGTTTACTCCTCGATCGCGGAGAGCCTAGCCGATGACGGCGTCCTGCTAGTCGAGGAGAACGACAGGTTCTACGGCTTAATTGTGCTGGGCGGGTACAGGGAGGTGTTCTACGAGGGCGACGAGAGGCGGGGCGCGCTCAGCGTCCAGGTGGGCTACGACTCGCTACGCGGAGTGGTGAGAAGGATGCACGTCGACCTCTCCACGGGTAAGCGCGCGGTGGGCGAAACGCGGTACTGGGACCTGGCTGGCACCCTCGCTTTGGTATGGCTCTTCTTCGAGGACGTAGACTTCGCGAGGTACCCGGGGAAGCCGCGTACGGGCATCGTAATCGCGAAGAAGCCCCGCAGGAAGCTGCGCCCAGACGAGCTCGGGTTACCGACCGTTCTCAGGAAGCTACAGGCCCAGTAGCGGGCTTAGCTGTGCTTGTCTAGCCACTCTGCGAGCTTTTCCAAGACTTTTTCCTTGTCCACCTCGTTGAAAATCTCGTGCTTCATACCCGGGAAGACTTCCAGCGTCTTATCGCTGGACGGCAGTACCTGGAAAAGCTTTCTGGAGGCACTTGGAGGCACGAGGCAATCCTCCTCTCCGTGCATGAGCAGGGCCGGCACGGTAACCTTCGCGGCGGCTTTCCAAGCCTCGGAGACCCCTCTCCCGAACTCTGCCAGCAACCTGTACGTAGGGTCTTTGAACACAAGGTTGTCGGCAACGTAGCTCTCCGCAACCGCTTTGTCCCTCGAGAGGCAGTCCACGTTTACGGGTAGCTTCGCCCTCCCGCGCGGGTTGACGGCTGAGAGGAGCCGGAGCAGGAGCCTCGTGCCGGCTCCCACGTTGACTTCTAGCGCCGCCCCGCTGGTGACGAGCCCCGACACTTCTCCCCCAAGCCTGTAGACCGTTAGCACCGCGATTACTCCGCCCATGCTGTGCCCCAGCACGAACCCCTTCTTGCCAGCGTGCCCCGAGACCACCAGCCTGTAGAAGGCTACGCTGTCCTCGACGAACTGGTCGAAGGAGTCGACGTAGCCCCTCTCCCACTTGGAGAGCCCGTGCCCCCTCAAGTCGTACATGTAGAGCGCGTAGCCGCGGCTCGACAAGAAGTCTCCGACGTGTGCATACCTGCCGGAGTGCTCCGCGAACCCGTGTATCCCGACGACCACGGCCTTCGGCTCTCCCTCGGGGAGCCATGCGCGCATAACCGTCGAGAGACCGCTGGGAAGGTTAACCTCCCTTGTCACCGCGCTCATACAACTCTGTAGCGCGTCGCAGAGATTAATGTCTTTTTCCGTGCACCGGTGAACCTGGAGCTCCGAGTTACCGGAGATACGCCTCGAACGAGGTTCCCTCAAAGAGTACGGCCCTTTTACCTTGCGCGTGGTGAACGTGTCTGGGTCCTGCCTGCTGGAGAAGGTGAAGCCCGTTTCCCTACCGCGGAAGAAGCACCGGGTTAGCGGCGCGCTTAGCGTGCACCGATAAGCAGGTACCCTCCCTCTCTCTCGGCAAACCTCTGTATCCACTTAACATTCCTAGCATGGAAACGCGTGTCGAGTAAAGATTACTTAGGTTATGCACTTTCTAGATGTACGGTTAGGCCGGCTCTTTGAGCTTAGTCGACTTTACGTTTATACATATATAAAGCTTTTATACTCGAATTGGAAAGCTCCTCCAATGCGGAAAGCAGTACTAGTACTACTTGTCTTAGTGCTACTAATACCGGTACTACAGGTAACCACGGCGCCGGCAACGAATAAGGTAAGGGTTGTCGTTGGATATGAGAACGAGGGTGCCCTGGCTGCGGTCGAGGGGCTACCGGGAGCCGAGAAGGTAAAGGTTCTACGCGAGATAAAAGCCGCTGTCTTCTACCTGCCACCCGAGGCTATCGAGAAGGCTAAGGGGATTAAGGGCGTAAGGTACGTCGAGGAGGACAAGGTCGCGGTAGCCTTGGAGCTCTCGAGCTACCCGGACGTCCTCTGGGACGTGAAGATGATTAACGCCAGCAAGGTCTGGGACAAGTACTACCCGGTGTACGGCTGGAAGGCGCTCGGAAGGGGAGTGGTAGTCGCGGTTCTGGACACGGGGATAGACTACACCCACCCCGAGCTTAAAGGCAAAGTTGTGTGGTGCGCGAACACCGTCGGGGTTAAGACGTACACGGGTACGAAGCTGAGTAACTGCGCCGACAGGAACGGGCACGGGACCCACGTCGCCGGCACCATAGCCTCCGCGATAAACGGGGTTGGAAACGCGGGCGTCGCGCCGAACGTAACGCTCTACGCGGTTAAAGTACTCAACGACGCCGGCTCCGGGACGTACTCCGACATAGCGGAGGGTATAATCATCGCCGTGAAGGGGCCGGACGGGGTCGCGGGTACTAGCGACGACGCCAAGATACTCAGCATGTCTCTCGGCGGAAGTAGCGACAGCCAGGTCCTATACGATGCGGTTAAGTGGGCGTACAGCAACGGCGCTGTCCTCGTAGCGGCCGCGGGGAACTCGGGCGACGGAGACCCCACGACGGACAACGTCGCCTACCCGGCGAGGTACAGCGAGGTCATAGCGGTGGCAGCCGTGGATAGCAACGCCAACGTGCCCACTTGGAGTAGCGACGGACCCGAGGTAGACGTAGCGGCGCCCGGTGTAAACGTCTACTCCACGTACAAGAACGGCGGCTACGCTACTCTCTCCGGGACCAGCATGGCGACCCCGCACGTCTCCGCCACGGTTGCCCTCATACAGGCCCTCAGGCTCGCAGCCGGGAAGCAGCCCCTGACGCCGTCCCAGGTCTACGACGTCCTCACCAAGACTGCTAAGGACATAAACTCGCCCGGCTTCGACGTCTTCACGGGCTACGGGCTCGTAGACGCGCTGGCGGCGGTAGACTACGCGCTGAGCCTACCCTAAAAGTTTCAACTTTTTTCTTTTCTTTAACCTGCACTAGGAACCTGTTCTTCCGTCTCGGGTAGAGGTGTAGCCTTCCGGGGTACTCGGCCCCCCTGGTTTACCGCAATGTTTATTAAATGGTATACCTTGCGGTATACCGCGTATGAGCGCGACTGTTAGCTTCAAGGTGAGGAGGGAGGTCAAGGAGAAGATGCTGAGGTACAGGGACAGGGTCGACTGGCCCGAGGAGCTCAGGAGGTTCGTCGAGGAGAAGATAAGGGAGATAGAGGCCCGCGAGAACATAGAGAGAGTTGTCAGCGAGCTGGAGAGCATCCCGGCCGGCGTCCCGCGGGGCTTCGCGGCGGCCTCCGTGAGGGAGGATCGTGACAGTGGTTGACGCCTCGGCCCTAGCGGCCTTCGTCTTGAAGGAGCCCGGCTGGAAGAGCCTGGCGGAGTACCTCGTGGGCGCCGTGTCCGTAGACATGGTCGTGAAGGAAGTGGCGAACGCTGTCTGGAAGGCGTGCAGGGTTAGGGGCTACGTGGGCGTGGAGGAGGCGCGCAGGCTTCTACGCGTCCTTAAGTCGATGATCGGTGTCAACATAGAGCTTAGGCCGGAGGCCGACTACCTGGACGCGGCCTTCGAGATAGCGGTGGAGCACGGGGTTACCGTGTACGACGCCCTCTACTTGGCGCTGGCGGTCGAGGAGGGCGAGCCGTTGCTGACTCTCGACGAGAGGCAGCTGAGAGTGGCGGGGAAGCTGGGGGTCAGGGTCGTCGAGGTTCGGCTCTAGCGCCTACTCTCGCGGCTCGGCTTTCCCGGGGAGCGCGAGCCTGTAGCCGGAGTGTATCCTGTGGGCGCGCCCGCCGAAAGCCTTGAGTAGCGCGGCCTCGCCGCGTAGCCCCGTGCAGTGCCCGGCGTGTATCTCCTCTACGCCCAGCGAGGATAGCTCCGAGACTACCCTCTCGACTTCCTCCGCTGTGGCGCCCGCCAGGTGGAGCCCGCCGATAACGGTTACCGTGCGCGCACCGGTGACTAGCAACGCTTTGCGCACCAGGTTGGAGATCCCCGAGTGGCTACAGCCAGCCACGAGTAGAGCCTTATCCCCGACTCTCACCGCGAGCCCCGTGTCGTCTAGTAGCTTGTCCTCCACGACCTCCCCGCCGCTCAGCGTGTAGAACCCTTTAACCGCGTACGAGTTGTCGTAGATCCTCTCGACCTCCCCGAGGAACCACGCCCCCGGCGCGAGCTCTAGGGGTGCCCTCGTCAGTACGAGCTCCGAGCCCCCGGCCACCTCCTCCCACGCCTTCGCCGGGAGGGCGACGGAGAACCTCTTGAAGCCCCCGGAGTCCGCGTAGCTAGGCTTCACGACGTCCGGGTGGGCTACCACGGGCTTGAAGCCTGCCTTCTCGAGCAGGGCAGGCAACCCGCCCGCGTGGTCGTAGTGCCTGTGCGACAAGACCACCGCGTCCACTTCTTCGAGGCTTAAGCGGAGAGAGGAGGCGTTCTCGAGGAGGACCCTACCGCTCCGGCCAGTGTCGAATAGAACCCTGTACTTCGACCCGTCGTCGTAGCTTAGCGAGAGGTATACGCTGAACCCGTGCTCGGCGAGGAGCCTCGAGAAGCCCGCGTAGTCGTCCACGAGGACCGTTACCTCCACTCCTATGAGTGATGGTCTCGGCATTTCTACCGCGGTTAAAGGCGGGGCGCGCCTAGATAACCTTGCCGCTTGTTTCACGGGGCTACGGCTGTCTATCCGTACTCCTTTCACCCTCACACCTATAAGGGCCTGGAGGATTTTTCGGTCTTGAAACCGAAACTTTTATAAATGATGTGCCAAAGGGTTAGAAAACCGATAAGCCATGGAGGCTGGGGCTAGCGGCTCCCAGCAACCCCAGCAGGGCCGTAAAAGACCCCTAGGAGTAACGATCCTTGCGTACCTCTACCTGTTCTCAGGGATATTCGTCCTCGGAATGGTCCAGGCCATGATGGCAGAAAACCTCCCCGCCGAAACCTTCCTTGCCTGGCTCCTCTATGGAGTAGCCCTGATGGCTACGGGTGTCGGATTCATGTACGGCATGAAGTGGGCTTGGTGGCTCGCCGTAGTAAACCAGTCGCTATCAGCCCTCATAATGCTCGTCCTAACGGTCATAAATGACCCGATATGGCTCTTTGGGCTATTCATCTCCTTGGTAGTTCTGTACTACGTGCTTAGGCCCCACGTGAAGGAATTCTTCGGAGTCGAGGCGGGACCCTCTAAGTGAAGACCCCCTGAAGCGAGATTTCTTTACCGCGCGCCAACTCCGTTGTACTTTCACCCTAGACTGCGTGATAGCTTTTTATCCTCGGAGACCGTTAACGCCTGGTAGCGATGGAGGGCGCGGCTCTGAGAGTTTCGGAGGAGATTCTCGCCTCCGTGGAGAGGAGGGTCGAGGAGCTCGCTGAGAAGATCGAGGGCTCGCCCTTTAAGAGCGCGGGCTTCGTCGACGGGAGCAACGTGGTCGACGAGCGCAGGGGGGCTTACGTCGCCGTGTTCTCGGTGGCTTCGATAGTGCTCGACTCCGGTAGGCTTAGGCCCGTCTCCCACGGCTCGAGGCACCCGCTCGTGGCGCGCATCGTGCCGAAGGGTTTCGGGGAGCAGAGGGCGAACCTCTACATGTCGATACTCGAGCTCCTCTCGGCGGCCAGGCTGGTGAGGTCCGGCGTCGAGGCGGTCTTCCTCGACGGTAGCTACGTCTCGGAGATGATGGTCGTCTTCGGCTACCCTAGGGACGTCTACGAGGAGGCGCAGGGGCTCGTCGACAGGGAGGCGGCCGAGAGCTACGCCGGGGAGGCGGCGGGGCTCGTGGAGGAGGCGCTCGGCTCGGAGGGCGTTAAAGGCGCGGCGAAGCTCTTCGAGGGAGTCTCGGGCCTAGCGTGGAGGCTTTACACGAGGCTCGGCGGGGGCGTGGGTGGCGTCGAGAAGAGGGTCCTCCTGGACTACTCGTACGTCTTCGCCGAGGTAGCCGTGTACCTCGAAGCCCTGCGAAGCCTCCTGACGGCGGGGCGGGAGTCCGGGGTCCCCCTCTTCTGGGTAGCCAAGGACGCCGACACAGACCAGCTGGCCGAGAAGGAGGGGGTCGGCGGCTGGCTCAACGACGTGACTCTCCTCGACTACGCGTGGCGGCGCCTGGAGGGTGTCTACACGGTGCTCGAAGGCAGGGAGTTCGGGAGGCCGAAGCCCTGCGCCGCTCCGGGAAAGCTCGTGGAGGAGCTCTTCGCCAAGTGGAGGCGGTACAGGGTCGCCTACTTCAAGCTCAGGCTCCACGGCCCGGTGCTCCAGATGACGTTCCCCGGCTACGTGGGGGAGGACGAGGCCAGGGAAGCCCTCGCGACGCTCAGCTCGCTGGCCGAGAGCCGCGGGTACCCGAA encodes:
- a CDS encoding DNA double-strand break repair nuclease NurA, yielding MEGAALRVSEEILASVERRVEELAEKIEGSPFKSAGFVDGSNVVDERRGAYVAVFSVASIVLDSGRLRPVSHGSRHPLVARIVPKGFGEQRANLYMSILELLSAARLVRSGVEAVFLDGSYVSEMMVVFGYPRDVYEEAQGLVDREAAESYAGEAAGLVEEALGSEGVKGAAKLFEGVSGLAWRLYTRLGGGVGGVEKRVLLDYSYVFAEVAVYLEALRSLLTAGRESGVPLFWVAKDADTDQLAEKEGVGGWLNDVTLLDYAWRRLEGVYTVLEGREFGRPKPCAAPGKLVEELFAKWRRYRVAYFKLRLHGPVLQMTFPGYVGEDEAREALATLSSLAESRGYPKPLSYVHNMAVLNPELARLVGDELYKRAESPVLKAMLAPSGRVQAGLR